The Amphiura filiformis chromosome 12, Afil_fr2py, whole genome shotgun sequence genome includes a region encoding these proteins:
- the LOC140165949 gene encoding macrophage mannose receptor 1-like, with protein sequence MAMKIIFLAISLVVSTSLADDCPGAIGDNWVYSENIGRCFRYISTPMSWKAAQKHCSSLGFAGSLAFLNNQEVSQFARTAVTTAADAIPEWLFIGITDEGHEGEWAGTDGEKPDETPFRAGQPDNHGGNEHYVHVNGQTWEWNDIPVSAEYPFICQVEPADVDTVRCPMNWQQHGDLCYKYIDSRLNWYDAQERCSLLGNEGELAFVGCKEDNDNVFEAAGTEGDFWIGVTDECHEGVWSSKFGEVTQFLNWRPNEPNDLSGEDCVHITSVDREWNDLGCGKHTRPFVCQKSAKFSRSRCPPGDGWVQRGENCYQYYQQSGTWEEALAQCRQLGPDGTLPFIRSEAENNEVYEAAARSAGGECVDNFKNFWIGITDHVDDSGAWTDPDGMGSLAIYSAWAPGEPNDAAGNEGYAEMYKGTKTWNDENGSEDAFVCRVSAEHAEPECNAMCPALWTAYNGACYMYNGKKVSWQKAKDECVGLGANLVSHLVRDGEEHKFLGDYIALASGGKGKKKFVTAWIDLNDKDVEGNFVWHDGEAHEGNVDQKKKRKKKDCVIIKTGVFEHEKCGSKRAFVCKQPQL encoded by the exons ATGGCGATGAAAATCATCTTTCTTGCTATTTCACTTGTCGTGAGTACCTCACTGGCAGATGATTGTCCTGGCGCAATTGGCGACAATTGGGTCTATAGCGAAAATATCGGCCGATGTTTTCGCTACATCAGTACGCCAATGTCATGGAAGGCTGCCCAGAAGCACTGTTCTAGCCTTGGATTCGCGGGTTCGTTAGCGTTCTTAAACAACCAAGAAGTCAGTCAATTTGCCCGTACCGCGGTAACAACTGCCGCAGATGCGATTCCAGAGTGGTTGTTTATTGGCATTACTGATGAAGGTCATGAAGGTGAGTGGGCAGGCACAGATGGTGAGAAGCCAGATGAGACACCGTTTCGAGCAGGGCAACCTGACAACCACGGCGGCAATGAACATTATGTACACGTTAATGGACAGACGTGGGAATGGAACGACATACCTGTCAGTGCTGAGTATCCGTTCATATGTCAGGTTGAGCCGGCAGATGTAGATACGGTAAGATGTCCGATGAACTGGCAACAACACGGTGATTTATGCTATAAATACATTGACAGTCGGTTAAATTGGTATGACGCACAAGAAAGATGTTCTCTGCTGGGTAACGAAGGTGAATTGGCCTTCGTTGGATGTAAGGAGGACAACGATAATGTATTTGAAGCAGCAGGTACAGAGGGTGACTTCTGGATTGGTGTTACTGATGAATGTCATGAAGGGGTATGGTCTAGTAAATTTGGAGAGGTGACTCAATTCTTGAATTGGCGACCAAATGAACCAAACGATTTAAGCGGAGAAGACTGCGTGCATATAACATCGGTAGACCGGGAATGGAACGACTTGGGCTGTGGTAAGCACACGCGACCGTTTGTTTGCCAAAAATCGGCGAAGTTTTCACGTAGCAGGTGTCCTCCTGGAGATGGCTGGGTTCAGCGGGGTGAAAATTGCTATCAATACTATCAACAGAGCGGAACGTGGGAGGAAGCATTGGCGCAATGTCGACAGCTTGGACCAGATGGCACATTACCTTTCATCAGATCTGAAGCCGAAAATAATGAAGTGTATGAAGCAGCAGCAAGGTCAGCAGGAGGGGAGTGTGTGGACAATTTCAAGAACTTTTGGATAGGTATTACTGATCAC GTTGATGACTCTGGCGCATGGACCGATCCGGATGGTATGGGAAGTCTTGCAATCTATTCAGCCTGGGCCCCGGGGGAACCCAATGATGCGGCTGGCAACGAAGGTTATGCGGAGATGTATAAAGGCACCAAGACATGGAATGACGAAAACGGTTCTGAAGACGCTTTCGTGTGTCGTGTGTCTGCCGAACATGCCGAACCAGAGTGCAATGCGATGTGTCCAGCATTATGGACTGCTTACAATGGCGCGTGTTATATGTACAACGGGAAAAAGGTCAGTTGGCAAAAAGCTAAAGATGAATGCGTAGGTCTCGGCGCGAATCTTGTTAGTCATCTCGTCCGAGATGGCGAAGAGCATAAGTTCCTTGGTGATTACATTGCTTTGGCAAGCGGTGGGAAGGGTAAGAAAAAGTTCGTCACTGCGTGGATTGATCTGAATGATAAGGATGTTGAAGGCAACTTTGTTTGGCATGATGGTGAAGCACATGAGGGCAATGTAGACcagaagaagaaaaggaagaagaagGACTGCGTTATTATCAAGACAGGGGTTTTCGAACATGAAAAATGCGGAAGTAAGCGGGCTTTCGTGTGCAAGCAACCTCAGCTCTAA